In one window of Gemmatimonadales bacterium DNA:
- a CDS encoding VOC family protein: protein MADLYARAVFFVTDADRSRRYYTERLGFSLDWDSNDGVFQVSLLGFELILNQTGDQTRARAGHGRVFVGLEDDQGEPVRQHFIAHGIQTDRVEWGRPTLRLRDEDGNEIFFWLPGDDFTGLEQKQPGS from the coding sequence ATGGCTGACTTGTACGCCAGGGCAGTGTTCTTCGTTACGGACGCCGATCGATCGCGCCGATACTATACGGAGCGCCTGGGCTTTTCGTTGGACTGGGATTCCAACGATGGCGTCTTCCAGGTGAGCCTGCTCGGCTTCGAACTCATCCTCAATCAGACGGGCGATCAAACTCGCGCACGAGCAGGCCACGGGCGCGTCTTCGTCGGGCTCGAGGACGACCAGGGCGAGCCAGTGCGCCAGCACTTCATTGCCCACGGGATCCAGACCGACCGGGTCGAATGGGGGAGACCGACGCTTCGGCTCCGGGACGAAGACGGCAACGAGATCTTCTTCTGGTTGCCGGGCGATGACTTTACCGGCTTGGAGCAGAAGCAGCCAGGCAGCTGA
- a CDS encoding membrane dipeptidase: MTTRRAFLCAVGASTAGPWILRGRFTRFGGQSYSVRCLDLMRQALVIDMLSPLTIRRSTWAAWARQPESLSAEVAARYRASGISVFHTAVGWGGPDAYLDALKYFLSHNALIAGREDLFLRIDSAGDLARVKATGKTGILLGAQNSDHFIKPGLDPRDLLATVDEFYGYGQRVSQLTYNTLTWFGSGATDRGDPGLSELGVQLVARMNKVGMAIDTSHCGDRTTLDAFEVSTKPVLVTHSNVRNLAAGHPRCKPDEVIRAVGKAGSVFGVTGVRNFVTDREPTTIEHFLDHIDYIARMIGVEHVGIGSDIDLDGYDDLSPAEQAATKASYDSSYRFREKLDIDEIAHPKRMFDVTEGLIRRGYTNGQILGILGANFQRVLGQIWI, encoded by the coding sequence ATGACCACCAGGCGCGCGTTTCTCTGTGCGGTTGGCGCCTCAACCGCTGGGCCTTGGATTCTCCGGGGCAGGTTCACCCGATTCGGAGGGCAGAGCTACTCCGTCCGTTGCCTCGACCTGATGCGACAGGCCCTGGTGATCGACATGCTGAGTCCGCTCACCATCCGGCGATCGACCTGGGCGGCGTGGGCCAGGCAGCCAGAATCCCTTTCAGCCGAGGTTGCCGCCCGGTATCGGGCGTCGGGCATCTCGGTCTTCCATACCGCCGTAGGCTGGGGCGGTCCGGACGCGTATCTCGACGCGCTCAAGTACTTCCTGAGTCACAACGCCTTGATTGCGGGGCGGGAGGACCTGTTTCTGCGGATCGACAGCGCCGGCGACCTCGCTCGCGTCAAGGCAACCGGCAAGACCGGCATCCTGCTCGGCGCGCAGAACTCGGACCATTTCATCAAGCCGGGTCTCGATCCCCGCGATCTGCTGGCGACGGTCGACGAGTTCTACGGTTACGGGCAAAGGGTCTCACAGCTCACCTACAACACGCTCACCTGGTTCGGCAGCGGCGCGACCGACCGTGGAGATCCTGGGCTCAGCGAGCTCGGGGTCCAGCTCGTCGCCCGGATGAACAAGGTCGGCATGGCCATCGACACCTCCCACTGCGGCGACCGGACAACGCTCGATGCGTTCGAGGTGTCCACCAAGCCTGTCCTGGTTACCCACTCGAACGTGCGGAACCTTGCGGCGGGGCACCCGCGCTGCAAACCGGACGAGGTGATCCGCGCAGTGGGCAAGGCCGGCAGCGTTTTCGGCGTGACCGGTGTTCGCAACTTCGTGACCGACCGCGAGCCGACGACGATCGAGCACTTCCTCGACCACATCGACTACATCGCCAGGATGATCGGGGTGGAGCATGTCGGTATCGGCAGCGACATCGACCTCGACGGCTATGACGACCTCTCGCCAGCTGAGCAGGCTGCGACCAAGGCAAGCTACGACTCGAGCTACCGATTTCGCGAGAAACTCGACATCGACGAGATCGCCCACCCGAAGCGGATGTTCGACGTCACCGAGGGTCTGATCCGCCGTGGCTACACGAACGGTCAGATCCTCGGCATTCTGGGCGCAAACTTTCAGCGGGTCCTCGGACAGATCTGGATCTGA
- a CDS encoding TetR family transcriptional regulator produces the protein MPRAVTLRRPPRETVVARILDAAVALFAERGYEAATMQDVAASIGMTAPALYYYYDSKQDLLFEVIESNLARIVSRIESLTAATATEELTAFVREHTRFQLEGVAGARVYNAMFLGTSTMYAALSRSQQARITALRQRFRGRLDAILERGLATGEFHIEDRMVTAMGIIALGEFTPAWFTLRGKPQVERVAGLYATLALRMVAPAGPRRGRAR, from the coding sequence ATGCCCCGCGCCGTTACCCTTCGCCGCCCGCCGCGCGAAACCGTCGTGGCCCGGATTCTCGATGCGGCGGTCGCGCTCTTTGCCGAGCGCGGCTATGAAGCCGCCACGATGCAGGACGTGGCGGCCAGCATCGGAATGACCGCCCCTGCCCTCTACTACTACTATGACTCGAAACAGGATCTCCTTTTCGAGGTGATCGAATCGAACCTGGCTCGGATCGTGAGCCGAATCGAGAGCCTCACCGCGGCAACGGCCACCGAGGAGCTGACGGCATTCGTGCGGGAGCATACCCGATTTCAGCTCGAGGGTGTGGCCGGGGCGCGGGTCTACAACGCGATGTTCCTCGGGACGAGCACGATGTACGCGGCCCTCTCGCGGAGCCAGCAGGCAAGAATTACCGCGCTGCGACAACGGTTCCGCGGACGACTCGACGCCATCCTGGAGCGCGGTCTCGCGACGGGGGAGTTCCACATCGAGGACCGAATGGTCACCGCTATGGGAATCATTGCGCTCGGCGAGTTCACCCCGGCCTGGTTCACACTGCGCGGCAAGCCTCAGGTCGAACGCGTTGCTGGTCTCTACGCAACGCTCGCGCTACGCATGGTTGCACCAGCAGGACCACGACGTGGGAGGGCTCGATGA
- a CDS encoding alpha/beta hydrolase, giving the protein MVRSVPIFALASIVAAPVAAQTRAIEWIQTRFVEQGEPVRLEVVIYRPAGPGPFPTLVFNHGSTGNGRDTTLFRNTSEYPSLANYFNPRGWMVVVPQRRGRGRSGGRYGEGVRYDGTGYTCDVGPTLAGFERALDDLDEVVRHLVTRPDVDTTRLLIGGQSRGGILSVGYAGTRPGRFHGVINFVGGWMSDRCPEIEAINTATFRRGATSGVPVLWLYGEQDPYYSLPHSRRNFDAFVAAGGIGTWREFAPRPETNGHQILRTPELWEADVTALLADLEKRQRRK; this is encoded by the coding sequence ATGGTCCGATCCGTTCCCATCTTCGCGCTGGCTTCGATCGTGGCCGCACCGGTCGCCGCTCAGACGCGGGCCATCGAATGGATCCAGACCCGCTTCGTCGAGCAGGGTGAACCGGTTCGTCTCGAGGTTGTGATCTACCGACCAGCGGGGCCGGGTCCGTTTCCGACGTTGGTTTTCAATCATGGATCAACCGGCAACGGTCGCGACACCACGCTCTTCCGGAACACCAGCGAGTACCCCTCGCTCGCCAACTACTTCAATCCGCGAGGTTGGATGGTGGTGGTGCCCCAGCGCCGGGGGCGGGGCCGCTCGGGCGGGCGCTACGGCGAAGGCGTTCGCTACGACGGCACGGGATACACCTGTGACGTGGGTCCGACGCTGGCGGGGTTCGAACGCGCCTTGGACGATCTCGATGAAGTGGTTCGCCACCTGGTGACCCGGCCTGACGTCGACACCACCCGGCTGCTGATCGGCGGACAGTCTCGGGGCGGCATTCTTTCCGTGGGCTATGCGGGAACGCGACCGGGGCGCTTCCACGGTGTGATCAACTTCGTCGGCGGCTGGATGAGCGATCGATGCCCCGAGATCGAGGCGATCAACACGGCGACGTTCCGGCGGGGCGCGACTTCAGGCGTGCCGGTCCTGTGGCTCTATGGCGAGCAGGACCCCTACTACAGTCTCCCGCACAGCCGTCGCAACTTCGATGCGTTTGTCGCAGCCGGCGGCATTGGTACCTGGCGGGAGTTCGCTCCCCGGCCCGAGACCAACGGCCATCAGATCCTCCGGACGCCGGAGCTCTGGGAGGCTGACGTGACTGCGTTGCTGGCCGATCTCGAGAAACGTCAACGGCGGAAGTGA
- a CDS encoding serine hydrolase, with the protein MMRRTLQTFGWLLLALGSSAQLGAQGRFDLEKTKTIVSGLVQKTLAENGIPSMSIALVRGDSIVWAAAFGYANVRTKTLATPETYYSTGSSFKSATATAIMQLVDQGKIRLDDPINRYLGDHRVMDRIQSEKQVTFTHILSHWSGLRAGAETKPIWGRTLPKTLEAMTSSLYSIRAPEARYEYNNFAYGMAGLLVEKISGVEYEKYIVENILKPIGVTTPHPVYPSPEMVETMALPYNAGGSHGTPRPEVQVHFDVYPAGDIYLTASDMARFLGAHINGGVFNGKRILSAESIKAMHEPRFGSNYGFGFTVTKDSATGNTLINHGGAIPGQRAFMIGDVDAKVGLYYMTNSDFLPDSPTRYSELVEAALRLLRGQDPLPRAEKKEIAVDDRTLNRYVGTYELENGTITISRVGRALVFQQGESLARHELLAETPTRFFRRNSNAVVTFEGDGGAVDRLVLETGNQRRTAIRRR; encoded by the coding sequence ATGATGCGTCGAACCCTTCAGACGTTCGGATGGTTGCTTCTTGCGCTGGGCTCGAGCGCTCAGCTTGGCGCACAGGGACGCTTCGATCTCGAAAAAACCAAGACGATCGTCTCCGGTCTGGTCCAGAAGACGCTTGCGGAGAACGGGATTCCGTCGATGTCGATTGCGCTCGTCCGGGGCGACTCCATCGTCTGGGCTGCCGCGTTCGGCTACGCCAACGTCCGGACCAAGACACTCGCGACACCCGAGACGTACTACAGCACCGGGTCGTCGTTCAAGTCCGCCACGGCCACCGCGATCATGCAGCTTGTGGATCAAGGCAAGATCCGTCTCGACGATCCGATCAACCGCTATCTCGGCGATCATCGGGTCATGGATCGGATCCAAAGCGAAAAGCAGGTGACGTTTACTCACATCCTCTCGCACTGGTCCGGTCTTCGGGCCGGTGCGGAGACCAAGCCGATCTGGGGTCGGACCCTGCCGAAGACGCTCGAGGCGATGACCTCATCGCTCTATTCGATCCGGGCTCCGGAAGCCCGTTACGAGTACAACAACTTTGCCTACGGGATGGCTGGCCTCCTGGTCGAGAAGATCTCAGGCGTCGAGTACGAGAAGTACATCGTCGAGAACATCCTCAAGCCGATCGGCGTCACGACGCCGCACCCGGTGTACCCTTCGCCTGAGATGGTCGAGACCATGGCGCTGCCGTATAACGCGGGTGGCTCTCACGGTACGCCGCGTCCGGAGGTTCAGGTGCATTTCGACGTCTATCCGGCCGGCGACATCTATCTCACCGCCTCCGACATGGCCCGATTTCTCGGCGCGCACATCAACGGCGGCGTCTTCAACGGCAAGCGGATCCTGTCGGCCGAGTCGATCAAGGCAATGCATGAGCCGCGCTTCGGCAGCAACTATGGCTTTGGGTTTACGGTCACCAAGGACAGCGCAACCGGCAACACGCTGATTAACCATGGCGGAGCAATTCCCGGCCAACGCGCCTTCATGATCGGCGACGTCGATGCCAAGGTTGGCCTGTACTATATGACCAACTCGGACTTCCTCCCGGACAGCCCGACGCGCTACTCCGAGCTGGTCGAGGCGGCGTTGCGGTTGCTGCGCGGCCAGGACCCGCTGCCGCGAGCCGAGAAGAAGGAAATTGCGGTCGACGACCGGACCCTCAACCGCTACGTCGGTACGTACGAGCTGGAGAATGGAACGATCACGATCAGCCGGGTCGGCAGGGCGCTCGTCTTCCAGCAAGGCGAGAGCCTCGCTCGGCACGAGCTGCTCGCCGAGACGCCGACCCGGTTTTTCCGGCGCAACAGCAACGCCGTCGTCACCTTCGAAGGCGACGGCGGCGCAGTCGATCGCCTCGTCCTGGAGACCGGTAACCAGCGGCGTACGGCGATTCGGCGCAGGTAG